In a single window of the Campylobacter fetus subsp. testudinum 03-427 genome:
- the fumC gene encoding fumarate hydratase, class II (Pfam matches to PF00206.16 Lyase_1, and to PF10415.5 FumaraseC_C), whose protein sequence is MEFRIEKDTMGEIKVPNNKYWGAQTERSLENFKIGKGTMPSEVIEGFAYLKKACAIVNNKLGRLDDSKTKAIGDACDEILSGKLDGNFPLVVWQTGSGTQSNMNLNEVIANRSTELLGEDFRTKKLVHPNDDVNKGQSSNDTYPTAMRIAFVLELQKQLFPAIDKLLATLEAKSKEFKNIVKIGRTHLQDATPLTLGQEFSGYAHMLKASKAQVLATLPFLEELAIGGTAVGTGLNSHPDFSVKVSEVLNDLTKTEFKFKSHPNKFHGLTSHDAEVFLSGALNGLASNLMKIANDVRWLASGPRCGIGEINIPENEPGSSIMPGKVNPTQCEAVTMVAVQVAGNHVSVAMAASQGNFELNVFKPVLTHNLLESIRLLSDSMVSFNDHCAVGITANEAKIDKLLHESLMLVTALNPHIGYENAAKIAKTAHKHGTTLKEEAINLGLLTAAQFDEWVKPEDMTTPKK, encoded by the coding sequence ATGGAATTTCGTATCGAAAAAGACACAATGGGTGAGATCAAAGTGCCAAACAACAAGTATTGGGGCGCTCAAACAGAAAGAAGTTTGGAAAACTTTAAGATCGGCAAAGGAACTATGCCAAGCGAGGTTATAGAAGGTTTTGCTTATCTTAAAAAAGCTTGCGCTATCGTAAATAACAAGTTAGGTCGTTTAGATGACTCAAAAACAAAAGCTATCGGCGACGCTTGCGACGAGATCTTAAGCGGCAAACTAGATGGAAATTTCCCTCTTGTAGTATGGCAAACAGGAAGCGGAACTCAGTCAAATATGAACCTAAATGAAGTTATCGCTAACCGCTCTACTGAACTTTTAGGTGAGGATTTTAGAACAAAAAAATTAGTTCATCCAAACGATGACGTAAATAAAGGTCAAAGTTCAAACGATACTTATCCGACAGCTATGAGAATTGCTTTTGTTTTAGAGCTTCAAAAACAGCTTTTTCCTGCGATCGATAAGCTTTTAGCTACACTTGAGGCAAAAAGTAAAGAGTTTAAAAATATTGTAAAGATAGGTAGAACTCACTTGCAAGACGCTACTCCTTTAACTTTAGGTCAAGAGTTTAGCGGATACGCTCATATGCTAAAAGCTAGTAAAGCTCAAGTTTTAGCCACGCTTCCGTTTTTAGAAGAGCTTGCTATTGGTGGAACTGCTGTGGGAACTGGTTTAAATTCTCATCCTGATTTTAGTGTAAAAGTGAGCGAAGTTTTAAATGATTTAACAAAAACAGAGTTTAAATTTAAATCTCATCCAAACAAATTCCACGGCTTAACAAGTCACGATGCAGAAGTTTTCTTAAGTGGTGCGTTAAACGGTCTTGCGTCAAATTTAATGAAAATAGCAAATGACGTTCGTTGGTTAGCAAGTGGTCCAAGATGTGGTATCGGCGAGATAAATATCCCTGAAAACGAGCCTGGAAGTTCTATTATGCCTGGTAAAGTAAATCCTACTCAATGCGAAGCCGTAACTATGGTAGCAGTCCAAGTAGCAGGAAATCACGTAAGCGTTGCGATGGCTGCGTCTCAAGGTAACTTTGAACTAAACGTATTTAAGCCTGTGCTTACTCATAACTTGCTTGAGAGCATTCGTCTTTTAAGCGACTCTATGGTCAGCTTCAACGATCATTGCGCTGTGGGAATCACTGCAAATGAAGCCAAAATCGATAAACTCCTTCACGAAAGTCTTATGCTAGTAACTGCGCTAAATCCACATATCGGATATGAAAATGCTGCAAAAATAGCAAAAACAGCCCACAAACACGGCACAACTTTAAAAGAAGAAGCTATAAATTTAGGTCTTTTAACAGCTGC
- the valS gene encoding valyl-tRNA synthetase (Pfam matches to PF00133.18 tRNA-synt_1, and to PF08264.9 Anticodon_1, and to PF10458.5 Val_tRNA-synt_C), with translation MADFYNPKEVEEKFYKIWEDRGYFEIDGNKDILEEDKKFCIMMPPPNVTGVLHIGHALTFTLQDIMTRYKRMDGYKALWQPGLDHAGIATQNVVEKQLLANGVTKEQIGREEFLKKTWEWKEKSGGSILHQMRRLGITPAWSRERFTMDAGLKNAVRKAFVNLYNKGLIVRGNYMVNWCTHDGALSDVEVEHKANKGKLYHIKYPIVDSDKFVIVATTRPETYFGDTAVMVNPNDERYKELVGKFVTLPIIDRRIQIIADDHVDMDFGTGIVKVTPAHDTNDYEVGNRHGLEFITVFDEKGILNEQCGEFEGLERLEARDKVVTKLESLGFVEKIEDYENQVGYCYRCKNVVEPYISKQWFVKADIANEAIQNVNGGGAEFFPPHWINSFNAWMRELKDWCISRQLWWGHQIPVFYCECGHEWADENEKPLKCPKCGGNKFTQDPDVLDTWFSSGLWPISTLGWGNGDALKNEKWFDGDLSEFYPNTMLITGFDILFFWVARMMFQCKNAVGELPFKDIYLHALVKDKDGKKMSKSSGNVIDPLTKIDEYSADILRFTLTLLCVQGRDIRLSEEKMVLVRNFTNKLYNASKFLLLNEDKFPDFDENSIKTELGRYMLSRFKSCVNSLRSNLDAYRFNDAANDIYKFLWDEFCDWGIELSKVGKSSVIELGMIFKESMKLLSPFMPFISEYLYHELSGTNLENSRSIMVMKYPKISTPDQKIVETWSAVIEAIVSLRRAKATIDQGNAKVQKAYIKFNNKIDINGVTNYIKLLAKCEEIELTDEIVPNSARDVSENLESFVPLDGVDTAPIIARLSSQKAKLEKEIAKLEGMLNNEKFVANAPEAVLSANREGLAIAKDKFEKVVSELKVLGR, from the coding sequence ATGGCTGATTTTTATAATCCAAAAGAAGTTGAAGAAAAATTCTATAAAATTTGGGAAGATCGTGGGTATTTTGAGATAGACGGAAACAAAGATATCTTAGAAGAAGATAAGAAATTTTGTATAATGATGCCACCGCCAAACGTCACTGGAGTACTTCATATAGGACACGCTCTTACATTTACTTTACAAGATATAATGACAAGATATAAAAGAATGGACGGATACAAAGCGCTTTGGCAGCCTGGACTTGACCACGCAGGTATCGCTACTCAAAACGTCGTAGAAAAGCAACTTTTAGCAAACGGAGTTACAAAAGAGCAGATCGGACGCGAAGAATTTCTTAAAAAAACTTGGGAATGGAAAGAAAAAAGCGGCGGAAGCATACTACATCAAATGCGACGTCTTGGCATAACTCCTGCTTGGAGCAGAGAGCGCTTTACTATGGACGCGGGGCTTAAAAATGCTGTAAGAAAAGCTTTTGTAAATTTGTACAATAAAGGTTTGATAGTTCGCGGAAACTATATGGTAAATTGGTGTACTCACGATGGCGCACTTAGCGACGTGGAAGTCGAACACAAAGCAAATAAAGGCAAACTTTATCATATAAAATATCCTATAGTTGATAGTGATAAATTTGTAATAGTCGCAACAACTAGACCAGAAACGTACTTTGGCGATACCGCCGTAATGGTCAATCCAAACGATGAGAGGTATAAGGAACTTGTAGGTAAATTCGTCACTCTTCCTATCATTGATCGCCGCATACAAATCATAGCCGATGATCACGTAGATATGGACTTTGGAACAGGTATAGTTAAAGTCACTCCAGCTCACGATACGAACGACTATGAAGTCGGCAACAGACACGGCTTAGAGTTCATAACCGTATTTGATGAAAAAGGTATATTAAATGAGCAGTGTGGTGAGTTTGAAGGACTTGAAAGACTTGAAGCAAGAGATAAAGTAGTAACCAAACTAGAGTCTTTAGGCTTTGTAGAAAAGATAGAAGACTATGAAAATCAAGTTGGATACTGCTATCGCTGCAAAAATGTAGTAGAACCATACATATCAAAACAGTGGTTTGTAAAAGCAGACATAGCAAACGAGGCGATACAAAATGTAAATGGCGGTGGAGCTGAGTTTTTCCCACCTCATTGGATAAATAGCTTTAATGCGTGGATGAGAGAGCTAAAAGACTGGTGTATAAGCCGCCAGCTATGGTGGGGACATCAAATTCCCGTATTTTACTGCGAATGCGGACATGAGTGGGCAGACGAAAACGAAAAACCATTAAAATGCCCAAAATGCGGCGGAAATAAATTTACTCAAGATCCAGATGTTCTTGATACGTGGTTTAGTTCAGGGCTTTGGCCTATCTCAACACTTGGTTGGGGAAATGGGGACGCGCTGAAAAATGAGAAATGGTTCGATGGGGATTTGAGCGAATTTTATCCAAATACTATGCTTATAACAGGCTTTGATATACTATTTTTCTGGGTCGCTAGAATGATGTTTCAATGCAAAAATGCAGTAGGCGAGCTTCCATTTAAAGATATCTATCTTCACGCTCTTGTCAAAGATAAAGACGGTAAAAAGATGAGTAAAAGTAGCGGAAATGTGATAGACCCACTTACTAAAATAGACGAATACTCAGCCGATATCTTGCGTTTTACTCTTACTTTACTTTGCGTACAAGGTCGCGACATCAGACTTAGCGAAGAAAAAATGGTATTAGTAAGAAACTTCACAAATAAGCTTTATAACGCAAGCAAATTCCTACTTCTAAACGAGGATAAATTTCCTGATTTTGATGAAAATAGCATAAAAACAGAGCTTGGTAGATATATGCTAAGTCGCTTTAAAAGCTGCGTAAATTCACTAAGATCAAATTTAGACGCGTATAGGTTTAATGACGCAGCAAACGATATATATAAATTCCTTTGGGACGAGTTTTGCGACTGGGGTATCGAGCTATCAAAAGTAGGCAAAAGTAGCGTGATCGAGCTAGGAATGATATTTAAAGAAAGTATGAAGCTACTAAGCCCGTTTATGCCGTTCATCAGCGAGTATTTGTATCACGAATTAAGCGGTACGAACTTAGAAAATTCCAGATCTATAATGGTGATGAAATACCCTAAGATCAGCACTCCAGATCAAAAAATAGTCGAAACTTGGAGCGCAGTCATAGAAGCTATAGTAAGTTTAAGGCGTGCAAAAGCGACTATAGATCAAGGCAATGCAAAAGTACAAAAAGCTTATATTAAATTTAATAATAAAATAGATATAAACGGAGTTACAAATTACATTAAACTACTTGCAAAATGCGAAGAGATAGAGCTAACAGATGAAATAGTGCCAAACTCAGCCAGAGACGTAAGCGAAAATCTTGAGAGTTTCGTACCGCTTGATGGCGTAGATACCGCTCCTATCATCGCTAGACTCAGTTCGCAAAAAGCAAAGCTTGAAAAAGAGATAGCCAAACTAGAAGGTATGCTAAATAATGAAAAATTTGTAGCCAACGCTCCAGAAGCCGTCTTGAGCGCCAACCGCGAAGGATTAGCAATCGCAAAAGATAAATTTGAAAAAGTCGTAAGCGAACTCAAAGTTTTAGGTAGATAA
- a CDS encoding putative protein (DrsE domain) (Pfam match to PF02635.11 DrsE) — translation MNLGRIILAGLLFVVTMSAKDINVVIFLADKAKFDSAFIITSGLQKTLEKDEKADIELVLGGSSVEIFASRSKKDLEMQEKIKSLIAMPNVRVVACNGAMKRNGIEVDWLSDGIKTVKAAPKEVVLRQLDGYAVLQP, via the coding sequence ATGAATTTAGGTCGTATTATTTTAGCAGGTTTATTATTTGTCGTTACTATGTCGGCTAAAGATATCAATGTAGTTATTTTTCTAGCAGATAAAGCTAAATTTGATAGTGCTTTTATAATCACTAGCGGTTTGCAAAAAACACTTGAAAAAGATGAAAAAGCAGATATCGAGCTTGTTTTGGGTGGAAGTTCTGTTGAAATTTTTGCTAGTAGATCCAAAAAAGATCTAGAAATGCAAGAGAAAATCAAATCACTCATAGCTATGCCAAACGTCAGAGTAGTGGCTTGTAATGGAGCAATGAAAAGAAACGGTATCGAGGTAGATTGGCTAAGCGATGGTATAAAAACAGTCAAAGCAGCACCAAAAGAAGTAGTTTTAAGACAGCTTGATGGATACGCGGTATTGCAACCATAA
- the metN gene encoding DL-methionine ABC transporter MetINQ, ATP-binding protein (Pfam matches to PF00005.23 ABC_tran, and to PF09383.6 NIL), which produces MIEIKNLKKYYGKNLIINDVSCDIKAGEIFAIVGHSGAGKSTLLRCINGLENYQSGSLKVENKEIKDLGENELRELRRDIGMIFQHFALMSRKTVFENIATPLRFWKYDKEYIQKRVYELLELVGLSDKANSYPNSLSGGQKQRVAIARALALKPKILLSDEATSALDPNTTNQILTLLREINEKLDITIVIVTHEMEVVKGIASRAILLEQGVITNQGDIIDLFLKPDENMKKFLGTEEILPTTGINIRLFFPPKVAFNSVITSMARELDIDFNIVWGKLEKLGNNVLGSLVINVDPKDEIRVEEFIKNSGVLYEIVKEQK; this is translated from the coding sequence TTGATAGAAATTAAAAATTTAAAAAAATATTACGGTAAAAATCTCATCATAAACGACGTCTCATGCGACATCAAAGCCGGTGAGATCTTTGCCATAGTAGGACATAGCGGAGCTGGAAAAAGCACCTTGCTTCGCTGTATAAATGGACTTGAAAACTATCAAAGTGGAAGTTTAAAAGTAGAAAACAAAGAGATAAAAGATCTAGGAGAAAATGAGCTAAGAGAGCTTAGGCGAGATATCGGTATGATATTTCAACATTTTGCATTGATGAGTAGAAAAACGGTTTTTGAAAATATCGCCACACCGCTTAGATTTTGGAAATATGATAAAGAGTATATCCAAAAAAGAGTTTATGAGCTTTTAGAGCTTGTAGGATTGAGTGATAAAGCAAATAGCTATCCAAACTCGCTATCAGGCGGTCAAAAACAGCGTGTCGCGATAGCTAGAGCTTTAGCTTTAAAACCCAAAATCTTACTTAGCGATGAAGCTACAAGCGCCCTTGATCCAAACACTACAAATCAAATTCTAACACTCCTAAGAGAGATAAACGAAAAACTAGACATAACCATAGTCATAGTAACTCACGAAATGGAAGTTGTAAAAGGTATAGCAAGCCGCGCTATTTTACTTGAGCAAGGCGTCATAACAAATCAAGGCGACATAATAGATCTGTTCTTAAAACCTGATGAAAATATGAAAAAATTCTTAGGAACTGAGGAAATTTTACCGACAACTGGAATTAATATCCGACTATTTTTCCCACCCAAAGTCGCTTTTAACAGCGTCATAACATCGATGGCTAGGGAGCTTGATATAGACTTCAACATAGTATGGGGAAAACTAGAAAAACTAGGCAACAACGTTCTTGGAAGCCTTGTTATAAATGTAGATCCAAAAGATGAGATAAGAGTAGAAGAATTTATAAAAAACTCAGGCGTATTATACGAGATAGTAAAGGAGCAAAAATGA
- the metI gene encoding DL-methionine ABC transporter MetINQ, permease protein (Pfam match to PF00528.18 BPD_transp_1) codes for MIPKLLLEATIDTLYMTFISTFLAFMIGLGLAIILVLTKPNGLKPNKGIYNSLDLIVNVLRSFPFIILIIVLFPFTKFIVGTSIGTSAAIVPLTIGSAPFIARLIENAMNEVDYGVIEAALSYGASKTQILFKIMFIEALPSIINAITLTLIVVIGFTAMAGAVGGGGLGDVAMRYGFQRFRPDIMAYTVIILIIMVQLIQSVGNLLYKITKK; via the coding sequence ATGATACCAAAACTTCTTTTAGAAGCGACTATAGACACGCTTTATATGACTTTTATATCTACTTTTTTGGCTTTTATGATCGGTTTGGGGCTTGCTATTATATTAGTTTTGACAAAACCAAACGGTCTTAAACCAAATAAAGGGATTTACAACTCGTTGGATTTAATAGTAAATGTGCTTAGAAGCTTCCCGTTTATCATACTTATCATCGTACTTTTTCCTTTTACTAAATTTATAGTTGGAACTAGCATAGGTACGAGCGCGGCGATAGTTCCACTCACTATAGGTTCAGCTCCGTTTATCGCACGTCTCATAGAAAATGCAATGAACGAAGTGGATTACGGTGTCATAGAAGCTGCCCTTAGCTACGGCGCGAGTAAAACTCAAATTTTATTTAAAATTATGTTTATAGAAGCACTTCCTAGCATAATAAACGCTATAACTCTAACTCTTATAGTAGTGATCGGATTTACCGCAATGGCTGGAGCTGTTGGTGGAGGCGGACTTGGAGATGTAGCCATGAGATATGGTTTTCAAAGATTTCGTCCAGATATCATGGCTTATACGGTTATTATACTGATAATAATGGTGCAATTAATCCAAAGTGTAGGAAACTTGCTTTATAAAATAACTAAAAAATAA